Within the Sebastes umbrosus isolate fSebUmb1 chromosome 5, fSebUmb1.pri, whole genome shotgun sequence genome, the region ttCCAAACTTGCActtaattttggcgaagaaatactgtcatggccattttcaaaggggtcccttgacctctgacctccagatatgtgaatgaaaatgggttctatggatacccacgagtcttccctttacagacatgcccactttatgataatcacatgcagtttggggcaagtcatagacaagtcagcacactgacacactgacagctgttgttgcctgttgggctgcagtttgccatgttatgatttgggcatattttttatgctaaatgcagtacctgtgagggtttctggacaatatctgtcattgttttgtgttgttaattgatttccaataataaatatatacatacatttacataaagcaagcacatttacccaatcccatgttgataagagtattaaatacttgacaaatctccattttaaggtacattttgaacagataaaaaatgtgcgattaatttgcgattaatcccgattaactatggacaatcatgcgattaatcgtgattaaatattttaatcgattgacagccttaataaatactcaagtaaagtacaagtacctcaaaattgtacttaagtacagaactGGCTTCACTCTACTTGATGCTGTGTTTTAACTGTCTGTTGACATTTTAACAAATCATCTCTAAGTCAGTTCTCTATTTTCTAGTAATTTGAATATCAGAGAACAAATTGTTCTGTTTTTAAAGAATCAGGATTACGTCACTAGAGTGCGCACCACGTGGTCATCACCACCAGTCAAACTGagtctccttctctctttctgaaacatttgaaatcctgttttttattttattttatttgctctCTCTGGTCGAATGTGTTTTTCTATGCATTACATAAAGTTGATTAAAGGTTACTGAAAGTTAAAAGCTTCTCTGCGGgggttttctctctttgttatTCAGCACAGTGAACACAGAGGGACTCCCGCATCTCCTCATCACGCACTGATCACGTTCCtgtctcagccaatcagaggcggCGAAGATGCTCCGCAGCGCTATAAAACCAACGTGGACTCAGAGGAGGAAGCAGGAATGAAAGACAATAGAAACCTCCACAAAAAGCACGCATCTAGATGCTCCTATAGTCTTTTGATATTTTCCTACACTTAACATAAGGTAAGGGCTGTTTTTCCTTATTTACAGACTGGATTTACTCCTACAAGGAGGAATTGTTTTCTATTTGTGTGTACTGCTGAAACTTCCCCTTTGTTTCTACAGGTCAATGTTTAGATGTTGACTTTACTCTAACATAAATAGTGTGTAATGTAGCTTTGTGATAATGTTGATTTCCACTTCTCTTGTCTCATATGAGCATTTATAAATCAGCAACATATGATTAGATAGGCTGATGGTGCTGTTGTTGTATAATCTGTCATAATGTAGTCATTGTTCCTTGTAAATAACATTTAACTTGTAAACCTCATCCATGGCATCCTCTCTGGTTATACATATGTTATATGTGCATTACATTCAGATAGAATGGCTCCACTGTGTGAGGCTCATGGTCTGCTCTCTTTGCTCTGCAGGTTTTTGGTCAAGAAAGATGGCCACCTCAGCAAGTTCAAAACTGAACAAAGCTGTTAAGCAGCAGTACATGGACCTCCCTCAGGGGGACAAGGTCCAAGCCATGTACATCTGGGTCGATGGTTCTGGAGAGGGACTGCGCTGCAAGACCAGAACATTGGATTCTGAACCCAAGTCGATTGAGGGTAAGATCTGGCTCCAATAGGCATGCTGATGCAATATGATGCATGATGCAATATGATGCATCAGCATGCAGtaaaactaggactgtcaatcgattcaaatgtttaattgcgattaattccatgattgtccatagataatagcgattaatcacacattttttttacctgttcaaaatgtaccttaaagggagatttgtcaagtatttaaagtggcagtaggcagtatatttttggcatcactgagcaaaaattccataataacctttcagcatattgtaattcaagtgttctgagagaaaactacacttctgcacctcctcatggctctgttttcaggctttaaaaaatcttcaaaaaaaagactttgaccaatcacaggtcatttcagagagagagagcgttcctattggctgtgctccggtcatgttaCCTTAACTTGGCGTTTcttcagcagatctcaacatggctgccccgtcacaaactctcattttacagctaaatagtaccctacaagatgattctgaaaacattggaggcaagaaataggcattaacgtaacataatattgattcatatttgatcagcgctgcctagtttgacgaGTTTGCGAGtcattgacagccggctctcatagacagcagatggacagcggacctcaaaTCAGCTccgactgcttgttttcctccggtctgtgaaatcttgcagatgccattaggagcaccggaggacacagaggcacatgttacttttcaggttacctgtttcatgtactgctgtcaggatatagcgaccgttttataaaaataactttttttaatcatatttgctccaatctcgcctacttcagctttaatactcttatcaacacaggAGTGGGCAATTTGATCTCCCTCTCGGTCAGAGAGAGCAAATGAAACTTTAactgatttaaaatgtttcagacagagagaaagaaagagactcaGTTTGACTGGTGGTGATGAACACTTGGTGCGCCCTCTATTGacatatttgtcaagtatttaatactcttatcaacatgggattgggtaaatgtgcttgctttatgtaaatgtatgtatatatttattattggaaatcaattaccaacacaaaacaatgacagatattgtccagaaaccctcacaggtactgcatttagcataaaaaaaatgctctaatcataacatggcaaactgcagcccaacaggcaacaacagctgtcagtgtgtcagtgtgctgacttgactatgactttgcccaaactgcatgtgattatcataaagtgggcatgtctgtaaaggggagactcgtgggtacccatagaacccattttcattaacatatcttgaggtcagaggtcaactgacccctttgaaaatggccaaaacactttttcctctccaaaatttagtatAAGTTTTgggtgttatttagcctccttcacgacaagctattatgacatggttggtaccaatgaatttagctttaaaactgagaccgctacaacctccaaaagatcagtggcccgtcggatttttaagaggttaattaaaaaatcgcaagttgcgttaatgcgttaaattaattaatggcgttaaaacggaATTTGTGTTAaggtgttatcgcgttaactttgacagccctaagtaaAACATAAGACTTTGGAGTAGATTATTGatttcagttgttgttttttcctgtgtCAGATCTACCTGAGTGGAACTTCGACGGCTCCAGCACCTTTCAGTCAGAGGGCTCCAACAGCGACATGTTCCTGATCCCCGCCGCCATGTTCAGGGACCCGTTCAGAAAGGACCCCAACAAGCTGGTGCTCTGCGAGGTACTCAAGTACAACCGCAAGCcagcaggtaaaaaaaaaagcagataagAACAAGGTGATTACAGTTAAAGCTGTCTTTTATTTCAGCTAATCCATATCGTTGTTATCAACAGAGACCAACCTGCGTCAAACCTGTAAACGGATCATGAGCATGGTGGAGAATAACCACCCATGGTTCGGTATGGAGCAGGAGTACACTCTGCTGGGCACGGATGGACATCCCTTCGGCTGGCCCTCCAACGGCTTCCCGGGTCCACAAGGTGAGCATTGGGTCTCCAGCTTGTCTCATTGTTTATCTAAACATAATGAGATGAGCTACTGAGTGTTAATATTTGGTTTCCTTCCACCTGATTAGGGCCTTATTACTGTGGAGTGGGAGCCGATAAGGCGTATGGACGAGACGTAGTGGAGGCGCACTACAAAGCCTGCCTGTACGCCGGGGTTGACATCTGTGGCACCAATGCTGAAGTCATGCCAGCTCAGGTATTGTCCCTttgtctttttaattaattctgtTGTCCCACGTTCATGGAAAAATTGTCAACTCGTGTAATACcagttaataatcagttaaaggaacaatgtgtaacatttcgggggatctattagcaatCCGCCATGTTGTTCCGCCATGATTCTACAGTAGCCGAGatcggacaaaccaaacacaaggCCACCGTTGTTCTTTGTCACGTTAATGAAACTGCGGTAATATgacgcagagtgcaaaaccgtggtaccgccagccgccgtctggcttccgctgctcctaaagtagtgttattatggtaaagatgacctctgagcgaagTGAAGGGCGTtagcacggttttgcacttaGCGACTCACGTTACCATGGTattggaaagggaggaatgagcggaggggtactcagttggttgcaatctgcaaccacacaatTAGAtctcgccaaatcctacacactgtccctttaataatgtTAACAACGCAGTCTCTGTTGTGTTTCAGTGGGAGTTCCAGGTCGGGCCTTGTGAAGGTATCAACATGGGGGACCACCTGTGGGTGGCTCGCTTCATCCTTCACAGAGTGTGCGAGGATTTCGGCGTGGTGGTCTCCTTTGACCCCAAACCGATCACAGGGAACTGGAACGGCGCCGGCTGCCACACCAACTTCAGCACAAAAGAGATGCGAGAGGACGGCGGACTGAAGTAAGAATAAGTTGTCTCAGTGTAGTAAACAactggtgtgattttttttttttttagaatttggGTTTTGAGCGCGTTCCTAATTCCCTTTTTCTTCGCAGAGTCATCGAGGAGTCGATCGAGAGGCTGGCGAAGAGACACATGTACCACATCCGGGCCTACGATCCCAAAGGCGGGCTCGACAACGCCAGGCGCCTCACTGGCCGCCACGAGACCTCGAGCATCGACGAGTTCTCGGCCGGCGTGGCCAACCGCGGCGCCAGCATCCGCATCCCTCGCGCGGTGGGGCAGGACAAGAAGGGCTACTTCGAGGACCGCCGTCCGTCCGCCAACTGCGACCCTTACATCGTCACGGAGGCTCTGGTGCGCACGTGTTTACTCaaagaagagggggaggagcCCACAGATCAAAGCAAATGAACAGTCTTAAGACCAGGTGTCTTTATCAGTACATGTCTATTTCCAGACTTTACGGATCGATCTTTACCATTCTCTATTTGTTACTTCACCGGTGAAATAATAATTGGGTTATTCCTGCAGCAAATCTTTACCTCTGGCACAAACACTGCCATCATGGCATCACGGCTGATACCTGTTATAGAAGGACATCACTGTAATGTGTTTAACTTGTACTAATGAAATACTGTCTATGAGTGCAGCAGGGTTTTGCTGTAGATCTTGTAACTCTGACCCAAAGGATCCCAAAGGCATTTGAATGTGTTCAGCAATCTTGGCCTCTGTCTGTCATAATAGCAGTTTTATCATGTGGAGGATAGATAAGGTTACCAAActtcttttgtatgtttttttttaataatgcattgtctgtttttttcacttgtAATTGTCCAAAAAAGAATAAACAGCTAACATTTTTAGAAATGACTTTTAACTCCAATTTATTCCCCTCTGCATCCCGTTCCAGTTATATACTGAAGCCGGTTTGTCTCATGCAGACAGTCAGCTGATGGGAGTCTCGGAAATGTGACCAGCGTTAAGGGAAAATGCACTGTAATGTTGAACAAATGGTGGTTGGTTAAGGCACGGGAACAGCCACATCCTCCCACTTATTCAAAACAGCGAACCGCTCCAAGTGTCTGTCTTGTCAACAGAAAGTCAACATGACTTCCAAAGGGTTTCGACAGATTTATCATTTACTGTGAAGGCGACAGCATGCACATGAGTGTACTGACTTTACTGACTCCTTTGGGCTTGTTTTTCTATGGTAGGTTGTTGTGACACAAGTTTCACAAACCTATGGACTAGTTCCAGTTGCTACCAAAATCAGCCTGAAGACCTGATGTTCCATGGAGAGGGATGGCTCATTTTGAACAGTGTACTATATTATTCACCATATCGCATTAGCTACTTAAACTTAAAATTAGGTGACTTATGTAATATAGTAATTAGAGTACACAGTTTCACAGTTACATAAGAAAATCTGGTTATTAAAACTTCATAAGAGCAAGGTTGATTATTACCGCCATAATCACATCAAAAGGCACACGCATACTATACTGAATACTCCTTTAAAGCTCCTcaccatgttgttgttgttgaatcaAACAGTGTTATTGTGACTGCCTCTGGTTTCACTTAATTTATATAAGGTTTCAAATATCATGTTGTGCATCTCAACGTTCAATTAAAAACTTGTTGACTCCAGTAAATGTGCAGTATGTACGGAGTCGGTGAGGGTGAGTCATTCAGTGACGTTTAGGCACAGCAGGATTTCTTACCAAAATAACAATCAGATGTTTGATTACAAACTTATTTAGTGAAACTAACAAGCTCAcaggggtaaaaaaaagaaaacagttttgGTGGTTTTCTTTCTgctgaaaacaaaaagattCTCAACTTTAAAGGACACCAGAACTTCTTTTTCTGCATGTTATAACGATTTTACTGCAAATTCAATACATGTTGCCTATCTGCTTAACATTTCTCAAATCGTGCTGTAGTGTTTTAGATATCTGAATGTATTTTTCCTTCCTTAACAGTAGTTATAAGAGCAGAGTCCACAAAAcatcaaaatggaaaaaaataatgtaattggcagaaatgaaagcagaaaagTTGTTCATAAAACTGCTACTAActaataatattgtttatatttcatatatacatacatacgtCTTTGAGTGATTTATCCGTATCATTTACGCATTTAGCCTACATTTAACATGAATGACCGTGTGTGTTTGAGATTTATTTTAGTCTGGGGGCCATGAACTGGGATTACTGGTGTCAGTAAGGTGACAGTGTGGCCTAGAAGGCTCTCCAGTAAAAGTTGTGTCTCCCGTTTTAGCTTTTCAATAGTCATGTCTTTGCTCAGTGTCCTTGAATGAGGCATTGAACCTCAACCCTTAAAAAACTAGACATAGTTTTTACGCAAGTAGTAGTGCCCCCATGTTCGAACAAACCGCAGTGAAAGTGTCCTCTTGGATGAccagataaaacatgataaagtgccttctagggtgcccttccagtggagaaaacgtgataatgtgccctctagggtgtccttccagtggaaaaaatgtgtaatgtgCCCtttagggtgtccttccagtagagaaaacgtgataaagtgccctcttgagtgcccttccagtggagaaaatttGATAAAGTTCCATCTAGCGTGCATCTTGGATGCCCTTCAGTAAACTGGAGTTACGTGCATAGTGTAGGCCTATTCAACTACTTTTTACAAGGACCAGATTTGAAAAACAGTTAAGTACCAAGGGGCTGGACATTTAGATTTCCTTCATCTGATCTGCAAAGCTAGgactttaaatgtgaaaacaataagCCTTTTTAATCTTAGTAAgctgttgttttaataaacacaatgttgcatttaacatctttttttattcagtttgactCTCCTAAATTCCCTCCTCATAAACAGCCtggattaaaacattttaacaaaataagagTTTCAGTGCTTAACAAGACACAACTAATGAATGGGCTAATTAACCTATTAATAAAGTGCTGATCTTCTAATAATCAGATAATGTAAACACTCAAACTTAGAATGTGGGctgatttaaataaaacataacgATATTGCTTTTAACAGTCCGTAACAGTGTCAATAATGTAGCGTTGATGAACGGGAATAAACTATTTATTGGAAGAAATTATTGTTATGgtatttttaatacttttttcatatttataaacAATCAAAGGGCCAGGCGGAAGTCGTTAAAGAGCTGGATTCGGGGCAACAATTGAATAAACCTGGTTTAGTGGTATTTGCTCGCATGCGATGTGTTTGGCAGCAGTTTGAGAACATACCAAATTCGATTTAGCTCTGAATTCACTGCCAAACCAGGACGTCCAAGTCACATTCGGCTACGTAAATGATGTCCACAGGCTGTAAGCTCAGAAAATGTTACTGCACATAAACACCACATGCAAAGAGACATCCCAGACAAGATCACAGATATCCAGTCGGTGACTCAGTGCACATTTTTCGAGTCGATTTTACCACAGACAAACAAACTTTAATGATTGAGGCTATCATTAATAGTGATGCCTGTGGACATCCAATTGGACTGCCTTTTCTTACGTGCGCATGTATTGCATTATTTACTGTTGCACAACCTACTGAAATGTTTCCGTTGCATTACAAGTGGAGCCCCTCCTCAGTTCATCCCATGTTATCTGACCCCGATTGCACTGTGTGTACAGGAGGGATGTGAACGTGTGTGAATGCACCACAATATGAGGATAAACACTGATATTTCAGATAAGATGACCTGGATAGATAAACTGGATAACGCGGAGACCTCATGAAGAAAAACATTATACCTAGAGCCTTGTTTCCATGGCAGCTGGTCAGTCTAAACTTAGGCAATATGGTGTGTGGAGGAGAGGCGGGGGTGGGGCTCCATACCAGGCGATTACATAAGAACGGGCAGGTCAGGAGAATGTATAGCGCACGGAACAAAGAACCGCAAGTGTggctctttttaaaaaaaaatctgaaaagccAGAATCACATATAAAGACGTGCTACATAAACTCCCTTTACCCTTTTTCCTTACACAACACAGACTATTCGTTGTTAATAAAGAGGCTTCTGAACTGTAATTCAATCAGAGGCTTCTAGGCTTAATCAGATAGCTTGAGTACAAACGGCAAATGAAGCACCATCCTTGGCTGCGTTAGCTCTAATCTCATCACATGAATGCGGTCTCTTCTGCTTTGGAGCCCAGCTATCACCACTAGGCTATCAGTGGTGACAACAGATTTGCTGTGTTTTCTGTCCCACCCTTCGCCCCCCCCTCATCCTCAACCCCTCACACAGCTTTCTCCCCTGCGGCAGTGGGTTCGAGGACATGCAGTGAAAACTGTCGCAGCCTTGCCGGCCCGATGTTCGGAAACTTGAGCAGCTGTGAAAGCAGAGCCGCACAGTGAGACGGAGAGGTTAGAGAACCCTGCATGGAGGAGCACGGACGGAGATCAGACCACCGCCGATTGTGACAAACGTCATCGAcatgtccaacaaacacatggcAGTTGTGTGATTAGAACTGCCGTGACTGTCATGATTAAATCTGACCTTACAGCTCAGATCTTATCTATGACTAGGAGATTGATTACTAAAATACTTTCTCAGGATGGATAATGGGACACAGCAAGGTTCAATTCAGATTACATCCAAATTCAGCACAAAAAAGTCATTAATGTTTGGACAAGGAGCTTCGTTGTGTGCGTGTGCTATTATGTCAGTCCTGCTGCACGTGCACCACAGCTGGCCCGGTGTTAAGAAACATGAGAGTGTGTCACAGGCCTGATACTAAGCTCAATGCATGttaacatacacacaaaagGCACGCAACTCAATTCATAGGATTCATGGAATATCTAAATGATTACTTCTGCTTTAGATTTTAAATTGTCACGAGGCCTGAGGGTAGGAAAATaagtattaaaggaatagttcgtcattttgggaaatgtgcttatttgctttcttcccAAGGATTAGACGAGAAGATCGAAATCACTCTCACGTCTGTAGGATAAATATGTAGCTACAGCCAAGaggcagttagcttagcttagcataaagagtgGAAGCAAAGGAGAATCA harbors:
- the glulb gene encoding glutamine synthetase — its product is MATSASSKLNKAVKQQYMDLPQGDKVQAMYIWVDGSGEGLRCKTRTLDSEPKSIEDLPEWNFDGSSTFQSEGSNSDMFLIPAAMFRDPFRKDPNKLVLCEVLKYNRKPAETNLRQTCKRIMSMVENNHPWFGMEQEYTLLGTDGHPFGWPSNGFPGPQGPYYCGVGADKAYGRDVVEAHYKACLYAGVDICGTNAEVMPAQWEFQVGPCEGINMGDHLWVARFILHRVCEDFGVVVSFDPKPITGNWNGAGCHTNFSTKEMREDGGLKVIEESIERLAKRHMYHIRAYDPKGGLDNARRLTGRHETSSIDEFSAGVANRGASIRIPRAVGQDKKGYFEDRRPSANCDPYIVTEALVRTCLLKEEGEEPTDQSK